CTGTGCATAGTCGCGTTGTATTATCGGAATTTCTATTTGGTAATTGCCGATAAATTTCCAGAATGAAGTTGCTTCGTTTGTCATTGTTTGTCCTCCTGATCGTTTTGGTCAAGCTTTTCCAGGCATGAGTCTATATTGTTTTTGTAAGCTTCAGCATCGGCTTTTGTCCAATAGTTATTGTCACCGATTGTAGTTGAGTAATATTTCAGGAACACCTGTTTCGTGCAAGGCGGAACAAAAGAGGAAGTGGCAAACTTACTCTCTTTGTCTACTGCGAGCCTCCCGTCTTTCAATAGCTTCGGTATTGGTATCAGTCTGCCCTGATCCTTACCAATAATGACACGACGTTTCGCAGAAAAAATGGCGTTACCATAACTCCTATTCGTTGATGAGTCAAGCAGGGTGTAATTCCATATTCTGTTCTTTTCTTCTGGCGTCCAGACCTCAAGATCTTCATTGAAGTTCGCCTTTATTCTCTTGAAAAGTTCGTCTTTAGTCTCTTTGTCCTCGTTGTCGAAATATTCGTTTATGACTTTCTGCGTATCTTCGTCGGCACTTAGATAGACATTGACAAGCCATTCTTTACGCGTATCGTCATCTTCTTCCGAGTTGCTCGTGCTGGAATTGATGTGTTCCACATCCCAACCTTCCAACTTATACAGGTGGAACGGGAATTTGTAAAATGTCCCTATCTTGTATTTATTATTACCTTGTTGTGCCTGGTTTTGATTTATCACAGTCTGTATGTTGTGGAACAGCAATAGACGACAGCATTTGCGCTTGTCGCTTCCATCATCTTTGTATTGGTAGTCTGTGCCATTATTGCCTATCGTTCTCTTGATTTCGTCTTTCAGATAACACACAAACTCTTTCTTGTCCTTCTTCGCCTTCCATGAGTTTACAAGTTGTTCAATGGAAATGGAGCCTACCGCAAGGAGGAAACCTACGTAATGGTAAAGTACCAAGTCATCATACCATTCATTAAACGTTTGGAAATAGGATTTTACTATCTGCCAAGCTCTTTCTGTTTTCTGTAATTGGGTTTCTTCGTCATTATTCCCATCTTGGTGTGAGGACTTAAAGTATTCATAAAAGTATCGGAATGTCCTGTATTCGTCAGAACCAATAATCTTTCCCTTTTCATCCTCTTTATTGAGTTTTTCAATATTAAGCGCATTTCTGCTGCAAATCAAATCGAAGATGAAGTCTATACGCGTCGGACGATCATAACCCTTGTCGTGCAGGAATAGCCAAAACTCGTCGCTTTGCAGGGTATATTCTATCTTATCCCATTCGCTTGCGATTTCTTGTTGCCTCAATCTTAAACTGTCGGTCGACTTTCCTGCAAA
The Phocaeicola salanitronis DSM 18170 genome window above contains:
- a CDS encoding DUF262 domain-containing protein, whose product is MGQQCNDNQIGLKTIGELSGLSFFIPNYQRGYRWTRQQVKDLLNDINEFDASKDGFYCLQPLVVRLRNENDIVAKIHERNKLSAIREILNKSVGKWEVIDGQQRLTTIYIILRCLDSDESYSLEYATRAKSREFLLNMDKYDERDNIDFYYMAQARKTVNEWLKPDFDKGAFLDKLKNKVNFIWYESVDEDPIKVFTRLNIGKIALTNSELIKALFLNRSNFAGKSTDSLRLRQQEIASEWDKIEYTLQSDEFWLFLHDKGYDRPTRIDFIFDLICSRNALNIEKLNKEDEKGKIIGSDEYRTFRYFYEYFKSSHQDGNNDEETQLQKTERAWQIVKSYFQTFNEWYDDLVLYHYVGFLLAVGSISIEQLVNSWKAKKDKKEFVCYLKDEIKRTIGNNGTDYQYKDDGSDKRKCCRLLLFHNIQTVINQNQAQQGNNKYKIGTFYKFPFHLYKLEGWDVEHINSSTSNSEEDDDTRKEWLVNVYLSADEDTQKVINEYFDNEDKETKDELFKRIKANFNEDLEVWTPEEKNRIWNYTLLDSSTNRSYGNAIFSAKRRVIIGKDQGRLIPIPKLLKDGRLAVDKESKFATSSFVPPCTKQVFLKYYSTTIGDNNYWTKADAEAYKNNIDSCLEKLDQNDQEDKQ